In the genome of Photobacterium sp. TY1-4, one region contains:
- a CDS encoding phosphate/phosphite/phosphonate ABC transporter substrate-binding protein: protein MHMYRQYRRWILRFSLLLVALLSLPVLAVRPVLVFGVVPQQSAARLAAQWMPLLDVWGDMVGVEFRFATAPDIPTFEARLKAGEYDLAYMNPYHFTLFHQSPGYRALARARDKRITGILVAKKSWQGDLTQLEGQTLAFPAPRAFAATVLTQSELDAAGIHYQPQYVGSHDSVYFSVAKGLFPAGGGVIRTFNSLPDALRSELMVIHHTARYTPHAVAYHPKLDAATVSRLRQSIALLDQQAGAAMAFSQLNIKGWQLAADHDWDDVAALGIQR, encoded by the coding sequence ATGCACATGTATAGGCAATACCGACGCTGGATTTTGAGATTTTCTCTGCTATTGGTGGCACTGCTGTCACTTCCGGTGCTGGCGGTGCGGCCGGTTCTGGTGTTTGGGGTGGTGCCGCAGCAGTCGGCGGCCCGGCTGGCAGCCCAGTGGATGCCGCTGCTGGATGTGTGGGGGGACATGGTCGGCGTCGAATTTCGGTTTGCCACGGCGCCGGATATTCCGACTTTTGAAGCCCGATTAAAGGCCGGCGAGTACGATCTGGCGTATATGAACCCTTATCACTTCACCTTGTTCCATCAATCGCCGGGTTACCGGGCGCTGGCACGGGCCAGGGATAAGCGGATCACCGGGATTCTGGTGGCGAAAAAAAGCTGGCAGGGGGATTTAACACAGCTGGAAGGCCAGACCCTGGCCTTCCCGGCGCCCCGGGCTTTTGCGGCCACCGTGCTGACTCAGTCTGAGCTCGATGCCGCCGGGATCCACTACCAGCCTCAGTATGTTGGTTCTCATGATTCGGTTTACTTCTCGGTCGCAAAAGGACTGTTTCCCGCCGGGGGCGGGGTGATCCGCACTTTCAACAGTTTGCCGGATGCGCTCCGGAGCGAATTGATGGTGATCCACCATACTGCGCGCTATACCCCTCACGCTGTCGCGTATCACCCCAAACTGGACGCCGCGACGGTCTCCCGGCTTCGGCAAAGTATTGCGCTCTTGGATCAGCAGGCGGGGGCTGCGATGGCTTTCTCCCAGCTCAATATCAAGGGCTGGCAATTGGCCGCGGATCACGACTGGGATGATGTGGCCGCACTTGGGATCCAGCGCTAG
- a CDS encoding TPR end-of-group domain-containing protein, giving the protein MTRWLWSCLLIVLLALPAWGEERYAEESIYDKPLMERYVLDELKSLRQDQQDLERRLTIQITDRELGVADKSMNYANVTVTYFFYLIAGAASLFALIGWQSFREIKENTKQMADRQLQEVAQQYEKKFQLLERDLKRKTRIIAQNNKEIEIINEVHNLWLRAQSSQTAEQKIEIYDEILKIRPGDLEALTYKADAAMEIREFHWALSICNRVLEVDNTNAHALYQRACAYACLGVEEQAISDLERAILGSASLRELASEEQDFESLRGNERFEELINASE; this is encoded by the coding sequence ATGACCCGATGGCTTTGGTCTTGCCTGCTCATTGTCCTGCTGGCCCTGCCGGCTTGGGGAGAGGAAAGGTATGCAGAGGAAAGTATTTACGATAAACCCCTGATGGAGCGATACGTTCTGGATGAACTCAAATCCCTGCGCCAGGACCAACAGGATTTAGAGCGGCGGCTGACGATTCAGATCACTGACCGCGAACTCGGCGTTGCCGATAAGTCCATGAACTATGCCAACGTCACGGTTACCTACTTCTTCTATCTGATCGCCGGTGCCGCATCACTGTTCGCCCTGATCGGCTGGCAATCCTTCCGGGAAATCAAAGAAAACACCAAACAAATGGCCGACCGGCAATTGCAGGAAGTGGCCCAGCAGTACGAAAAGAAATTCCAGTTGCTGGAGCGGGATCTGAAACGAAAAACCCGGATCATTGCCCAGAACAACAAGGAAATTGAAATCATCAACGAAGTCCATAACCTCTGGCTCCGGGCACAAAGCTCACAAACCGCCGAACAGAAAATCGAGATCTATGATGAGATCCTGAAAATCCGTCCCGGCGATTTGGAAGCCCTAACCTACAAAGCCGATGCTGCGATGGAAATCCGCGAGTTCCACTGGGCACTGAGCATCTGTAACCGGGTGCTGGAGGTCGACAATACCAACGCGCACGCGCTCTATCAGCGCGCCTGTGCTTATGCGTGCCTGGGGGTCGAGGAACAGGCGATTTCTGATCTCGAGCGGGCAATTCTTGGCAGTGCATCCCTGCGCGAGCTGGCCAGCGAAGAGCAGGACTTCGAGTCACTGCGTGGCAATGAGCGATTTGAAGAGCTGATCAACGCCTCAGAGTAA
- the speB gene encoding agmatinase has protein sequence MNDLFTKTDYSLYSNAMSFLRRPYVRNPIDTDADLVVLGVPLDMATSGRPGARLGPDAIRRASVNLAWESKKYPWDFNLFEKANVIDAGDLVFDCGDAEDFTYRLEAATGEILKSGKTLLALGGDHFITLPILRASAKHYGEMALVHFDAHTDTYANGSAYDHGTMFYHAPKEGLICPKHSIQIGIRTQYEQKQHGFNVIDASQANQMSADSIVAQIRDVVGDKPIYVTFDIDCLDPAFAPGTGTPVCGGLNSDKVLNIIRGLAGMNIVGMDVVEVSPPFDQSDVTALAGATIALELMYAWASGRETAA, from the coding sequence ATGAATGATTTGTTTACAAAAACTGATTATTCTCTGTACTCAAACGCCATGAGTTTTCTGCGCCGTCCATACGTGCGCAACCCCATCGACACCGATGCTGATCTCGTGGTGCTCGGTGTTCCGTTGGACATGGCCACCTCGGGCCGCCCGGGCGCGCGCCTGGGGCCCGATGCGATCCGCCGCGCGTCGGTCAACCTGGCGTGGGAGAGCAAGAAGTACCCGTGGGACTTCAACTTGTTCGAAAAGGCCAACGTGATTGATGCCGGCGATCTGGTGTTTGATTGCGGGGATGCCGAAGATTTTACTTATCGGCTGGAAGCGGCAACCGGTGAAATTTTAAAGAGCGGCAAAACCCTACTGGCGCTGGGCGGTGATCACTTTATCACCCTGCCGATCCTGCGTGCCTCCGCCAAGCATTATGGCGAGATGGCTCTGGTGCATTTTGATGCCCACACGGATACGTATGCCAACGGCAGCGCCTATGATCACGGCACCATGTTTTATCATGCGCCCAAAGAAGGGCTGATCTGTCCGAAGCATTCGATTCAAATCGGGATCCGGACGCAATATGAGCAGAAGCAACACGGGTTCAACGTCATTGATGCAAGCCAGGCCAATCAGATGAGCGCCGACAGCATCGTGGCACAAATCCGCGATGTGGTTGGCGATAAACCGATCTATGTCACTTTTGACATCGACTGCCTGGACCCGGCGTTTGCACCGGGCACCGGCACACCGGTCTGTGGCGGACTCAATTCCGACAAAGTGCTCAATATCATCCGCGGCCTCGCCGGGATGAACATTGTCGGCATGGATGTGGTCGAGGTCTCGCCGCCGTTTGACCAAAGTGACGTCACGGCCCTGGCCGGGGCCACCATCGCTCTTGAGCTGATGTACGCCTGGGCCAGCGGACGGGAAACCGCAGCGTAA
- a CDS encoding HAD hydrolase-like protein has translation MKHEWLIFDLDGTISDPKDGIVRSFNYALQAFDLPVRPDADIAAYIGPPLDQTFIQLVGSHELDLIQLLVAKYRERYAEIGYRENRLYPGIAQVLAQLADAGQYRLGVCTSKRADFADKILEMFGLRERFEFVSGGDIGIEKWQQLAALRRDGVISQQAVMIGDRAVDITAGQRNGLQTAGVLWGYGSVAELSQVAPTYLFEQPAQLGQL, from the coding sequence GTGAAACATGAGTGGTTGATTTTTGATTTGGACGGCACCATCAGCGATCCCAAAGACGGGATTGTTCGCTCGTTTAACTATGCGTTGCAAGCGTTTGATCTGCCGGTTCGCCCCGATGCAGACATTGCCGCCTATATCGGTCCGCCGCTCGATCAGACGTTTATCCAGTTGGTCGGCAGCCATGAGCTGGACCTGATCCAGCTGCTGGTGGCGAAATACCGCGAGCGTTATGCCGAGATCGGCTATCGCGAGAACCGGTTGTATCCGGGGATCGCGCAAGTGCTGGCGCAGCTGGCGGACGCCGGTCAGTATCGGCTTGGGGTTTGTACCTCCAAGCGGGCAGATTTTGCCGATAAAATTCTTGAAATGTTCGGCCTTCGTGAGCGGTTTGAGTTTGTCAGCGGCGGGGATATCGGCATCGAGAAATGGCAACAGCTGGCAGCATTGCGTCGGGATGGCGTGATTTCACAGCAGGCGGTGATGATCGGGGATCGGGCGGTGGATATCACGGCCGGTCAGCGCAATGGCCTGCAAACCGCCGGGGTTTTGTGGGGTTATGGCTCGGTTGCAGAGCTCAGCCAGGTTGCGCCCACGTATCTGTTCGAGCAGCCAGCGCAGTTGGGTCAGTTGTAA
- a CDS encoding ATP-binding protein: MTLRMKTILGIALIEALVLAVLIVSGMHWLKDSNEQRLETSSRQLVSVFAKATRDAVLASDLAYLDSFAASIVSEHNLAYIRITDGDGTELAVHGDYQGVDRQVKPVDAQDEVYDVASEIRVGSHSFGLVEMGVRVDGLQQLLNHVAQSSLILAGVEMVLVALFSLALGTYLMTRLDRLKCGVEEVGRCGPGTQIEINGNDEVSRVGEAFNRMSRSLAEAQQALELEHRHQLALAAKVKELAQVAECARDAIVITNADGEITWVNGAFEQLTGYRLAELDGQTPGRLLQGQNTDPETVAKIRRSLADNQPVRVEILNYHKRGMPYWVELDISPVFNEQGGVERFIAVQRDVTERYRVERQLEAALESATKATQAKSEFLANMSHEIRTPMNAVMGISELLLEEITEPHHQAQLRLIHQSADNLVAIINDILDYSKIEAGKLTLQHEPFDLPQVCEHALALCAYQAGQKGLHLLLSLPAAFPGRVMGDKGRINQVLINLLGNAIKFTESGHVKLSVTEEVSSRHQSRYCIAVEDTGIGIPADRLPHIMDKFEQVDNSATREYQGTGLGLAICKRLVGLFGGQLTVRSTPGQGSCFSFQMTLTHDGETVGREAPILAEQSVVVVDAYAPRQQVTRQVLERLGADVASFPSVEAAEQAGAVTKAAFMVVGQQALTGNMPWCRRTGIQIPLIVLNHGPVDEGQVPQGPWRVLNQPVTAAKLVALLADTVLTRPSLPGQSSTSQELSGTGQGLPDTQPSDTEVPEAVGPLTILLAEDSPINRLLVEKMLAHTPAELVMAENGAEAIARYAEVEPDLVLTDISMPIKNGYEVTAAIRAMQAQAGAHQCPIIGLSAHAMKEEQQQSLAAGMDDYLTKPVRKAQLLAMIQRWSAPSGDASALGQQDGLGIRRL; encoded by the coding sequence ATGACCCTGCGAATGAAGACGATCCTCGGGATCGCACTGATCGAGGCGCTGGTGTTGGCGGTACTGATTGTTTCCGGAATGCACTGGCTGAAAGATTCCAATGAGCAACGGCTGGAAACCAGTAGTCGGCAGTTGGTTAGTGTGTTTGCCAAAGCGACTCGCGATGCGGTGCTGGCATCCGACCTGGCGTATCTGGACAGTTTCGCGGCCTCGATTGTCAGTGAGCATAATCTGGCTTATATCCGTATCACAGATGGCGACGGGACGGAGCTGGCGGTTCACGGTGACTATCAGGGGGTCGATCGGCAGGTGAAGCCTGTTGATGCTCAGGATGAGGTTTATGATGTCGCCAGTGAGATCCGAGTCGGCAGTCACAGCTTCGGCCTGGTCGAAATGGGGGTTCGGGTCGATGGGTTGCAGCAGTTGCTGAATCATGTCGCCCAGTCCAGCTTAATTCTGGCCGGAGTTGAAATGGTGCTGGTCGCCCTGTTTTCTCTTGCTTTAGGGACGTACCTGATGACCCGGTTGGATCGCCTGAAGTGCGGGGTGGAGGAAGTCGGGCGCTGTGGACCGGGAACGCAAATTGAAATCAACGGCAACGATGAGGTCAGCCGGGTCGGCGAGGCATTTAACCGGATGTCCCGCTCTCTGGCGGAAGCCCAGCAGGCGCTGGAGTTGGAGCACCGCCATCAGCTCGCGTTAGCTGCCAAGGTGAAAGAACTGGCTCAGGTCGCGGAGTGCGCCCGGGATGCCATTGTCATTACCAATGCTGACGGGGAGATCACCTGGGTCAACGGTGCCTTTGAGCAACTGACCGGGTACCGCTTGGCGGAGCTGGATGGTCAAACACCCGGGCGGCTGTTGCAGGGGCAAAACACAGATCCGGAGACCGTGGCGAAGATTCGCCGCAGTTTGGCCGACAACCAACCGGTGCGGGTCGAAATCCTCAATTATCACAAGCGCGGGATGCCGTATTGGGTCGAGCTGGATATCTCACCGGTGTTCAATGAACAAGGGGGGGTGGAGCGGTTTATCGCCGTGCAGCGGGATGTCACCGAGCGGTACCGGGTCGAACGTCAATTGGAAGCGGCGCTGGAGAGTGCGACCAAAGCGACTCAGGCCAAGTCTGAATTTCTCGCTAATATGAGCCATGAGATCCGTACGCCGATGAATGCAGTCATGGGGATCAGTGAGCTCTTGCTGGAAGAAATCACCGAGCCCCATCACCAGGCTCAGCTCCGGTTGATCCACCAGTCCGCGGATAATCTGGTCGCCATTATCAATGACATTCTCGACTACAGCAAAATTGAAGCCGGTAAGCTGACCTTGCAGCATGAGCCATTCGATTTACCGCAGGTGTGTGAGCATGCGCTTGCGCTGTGCGCTTATCAGGCCGGGCAGAAAGGGCTGCATTTGTTGTTGTCGTTGCCAGCGGCCTTCCCGGGTCGGGTGATGGGCGATAAAGGCCGGATTAATCAAGTGCTGATCAATCTGCTTGGCAATGCGATCAAGTTTACCGAATCCGGCCATGTCAAATTGAGTGTGACAGAGGAAGTGAGCAGCCGGCACCAAAGCCGCTACTGCATTGCGGTGGAAGATACCGGCATTGGGATCCCTGCTGATCGCCTGCCGCATATTATGGATAAATTTGAGCAGGTGGATAATTCTGCCACTCGGGAATATCAGGGCACCGGACTGGGCCTGGCGATTTGTAAGCGCCTGGTTGGCTTGTTCGGGGGACAACTGACGGTGCGCTCCACACCGGGACAAGGATCGTGTTTTTCATTTCAAATGACCCTGACGCATGACGGCGAGACCGTTGGCCGGGAAGCGCCGATCCTGGCCGAACAATCCGTGGTGGTAGTTGATGCGTATGCGCCGCGGCAACAGGTGACCCGGCAAGTTCTGGAGCGCTTGGGGGCTGACGTTGCGTCGTTCCCGTCGGTGGAAGCGGCAGAGCAGGCTGGTGCGGTGACCAAGGCTGCTTTCATGGTGGTCGGTCAGCAGGCATTGACCGGCAATATGCCCTGGTGTCGCCGCACAGGGATACAGATCCCGTTGATCGTTCTCAATCATGGACCGGTCGACGAGGGACAGGTACCACAGGGGCCCTGGCGGGTGCTCAACCAGCCGGTCACGGCTGCCAAGCTGGTCGCTTTGCTGGCAGACACGGTGCTTACCCGGCCATCGCTTCCCGGGCAGTCAAGCACGAGCCAAGAGCTGTCAGGCACGGGCCAGGGGCTGCCGGATACGCAACCCAGTGACACCGAGGTACCGGAAGCGGTCGGCCCGTTAACCATCTTGCTGGCTGAAGACAGTCCGATTAACCGACTGCTGGTTGAGAAAATGCTGGCGCATACACCGGCTGAACTGGTGATGGCGGAAAATGGGGCAGAGGCGATTGCCCGCTACGCTGAAGTCGAGCCGGATTTGGTGCTGACGGATATTTCGATGCCGATCAAAAACGGCTATGAAGTGACGGCAGCGATCCGAGCCATGCAAGCGCAGGCGGGAGCACACCAGTGTCCGATTATTGGATTGTCAGCTCATGCGATGAAAGAAGAGCAGCAACAGAGCCTGGCGGCCGGGATGGATGACTACCTGACCAAACCGGTTCGCAAGGCGCAATTGCTGGCCATGATCCAGCGCTGGTCAGCGCCCAGCGGTGACGCATCGGCTCTGGGTCAACAAGATGGGCTCGGGATCAGGAGGTTGTGA
- the speA gene encoding arginine decarboxylase — protein MENVSKLDSVRADYNVDYWSQGFFGIDDTGEVYFSPTCDKTRGLALSKIAKQIEATGLSMPALVRFPQILHQRVHNICQAFNQAIEAYDYPNHYLLVYPIKVNQQREVVDEILASQAQLETKQLGLEAGSKPELLAVLAMAQKASSVIVCNGYKDREYIRLALIGEKLGHKVFIVLEKMSELDLVLREAASLGVKPRLGIRIRLASQGAGKWQASGGEKSKFGLSASQVLQVIARLKEEDQLDALQLVHFHLGSQMANIRDVRNGVNESARFYCELRAMGAKIQYFDIGGGLAVDYDGTRSQSSNSMNYGLDEYARNVVSTVSDVCQHYEQPMPVIISESGRSLTAHHAVLITNVIGTESYQPETVVEPLIEDPVLLQNMWRNWEILQDDSNARALIEIYNDTQSDLSEVHSQFAMGLLNLEQRAWAEQLSLRIYFELSRKMNTRNRFHRPILDQLHERLADKFFVNFSLFQSLPDAWGIDQVFPVLPLSGLERLDDRRAVILDITCDSDGAVEQYVEGQGIETTLPVPAWTKDEAYLMGFFLVGAYQEILGDMHNLFGDTHSVVVNIDSDGEAELTLINEGDSVEDMLRYVHIDVEQIRGHYRELVAARVCSHEQQAILDELEHGLNGYTYLEDF, from the coding sequence GTGGAAAACGTATCCAAACTAGATAGCGTTCGTGCAGATTACAACGTTGATTACTGGAGCCAGGGATTCTTTGGCATTGATGACACCGGCGAAGTCTATTTTTCGCCTACCTGTGACAAAACACGCGGACTGGCACTGAGCAAAATCGCCAAACAAATCGAAGCAACCGGCCTAAGCATGCCGGCTTTGGTACGTTTCCCACAGATCTTACACCAACGCGTGCATAACATCTGCCAGGCATTCAATCAAGCGATTGAAGCGTATGACTACCCGAATCACTACCTGTTGGTGTATCCGATCAAGGTCAACCAGCAGCGTGAAGTCGTAGATGAGATTCTGGCCAGCCAGGCGCAGTTGGAAACCAAGCAGCTGGGTCTGGAAGCCGGCAGTAAACCAGAACTGTTGGCCGTGTTGGCGATGGCGCAAAAAGCCAGCTCGGTGATCGTGTGCAACGGCTATAAAGATCGCGAATATATCCGTCTGGCACTGATTGGCGAAAAGCTCGGCCACAAAGTGTTTATCGTGCTGGAGAAGATGTCCGAACTTGATTTGGTGCTGCGTGAAGCAGCCAGCCTGGGGGTCAAACCCCGGCTGGGGATCCGGATCCGCCTTGCTTCTCAAGGTGCCGGAAAATGGCAGGCCAGTGGTGGTGAAAAATCCAAATTCGGCCTGTCGGCCTCGCAAGTGCTGCAAGTGATCGCGCGCCTGAAAGAAGAAGATCAGCTGGATGCGCTGCAACTGGTGCACTTCCACCTCGGCTCGCAAATGGCGAATATTCGCGATGTGCGTAACGGCGTGAACGAGTCGGCGCGCTTTTACTGTGAGCTTCGGGCCATGGGCGCGAAAATCCAGTATTTCGACATCGGCGGCGGGCTTGCGGTCGACTATGACGGTACCCGCAGCCAGTCGTCCAACTCGATGAACTACGGGCTGGATGAGTATGCACGCAATGTGGTCAGCACCGTCAGTGATGTCTGTCAGCATTATGAGCAGCCGATGCCGGTGATTATCTCCGAATCCGGCCGCTCGCTGACCGCGCATCACGCCGTGCTGATCACCAATGTGATCGGAACAGAAAGCTATCAGCCGGAAACGGTGGTTGAGCCGCTGATTGAAGATCCGGTCCTGCTCCAGAATATGTGGCGGAACTGGGAGATCCTGCAGGATGACAGCAATGCGCGAGCACTGATCGAGATCTACAACGACACCCAGAGCGATTTGTCTGAAGTCCACAGCCAGTTTGCCATGGGGCTGCTCAACCTGGAACAGCGCGCCTGGGCTGAACAGTTGTCACTGCGGATTTATTTCGAGCTGAGCCGGAAAATGAATACCCGGAACCGCTTCCACCGCCCGATCCTGGATCAGCTTCATGAGCGACTGGCGGACAAGTTCTTCGTCAATTTCTCCCTGTTCCAGTCCCTGCCGGATGCCTGGGGGATCGATCAGGTGTTCCCGGTGCTGCCGCTCTCCGGACTTGAGCGACTGGATGATCGCCGAGCGGTGATCCTGGACATCACTTGTGACTCAGATGGTGCCGTGGAGCAATATGTTGAAGGGCAAGGCATTGAAACGACGTTGCCGGTGCCGGCCTGGACCAAAGACGAAGCGTACCTGATGGGCTTTTTCCTGGTCGGCGCCTATCAGGAAATTCTGGGCGACATGCACAACCTGTTCGGGGACACCCACAGTGTGGTGGTCAACATTGACTCGGACGGTGAAGCGGAGCTGACCCTGATCAACGAAGGCGACAGCGTAGAAGACATGCTGCGTTACGTTCACATTGACGTCGAGCAAATCCGCGGCCATTACCGCGAGCTGGTTGCAGCGCGCGTGTGCTCGCATGAACAACAGGCAATTCTGGATGAGCTGGAACACGGCTTGAACGGATATACCTATTTAGAGGACTTTTAA
- a CDS encoding RNA-binding S4 domain-containing protein: protein MSDHENEYEVEALGVEVSSQPIELYKVLKIANAVSGGGEAKFAIAEGYVAVNGELELRKRRKVYDGDVIEFNEEFYLVICDQPVAEAPLTPKVEKVTKSQQQPKPSKPSKPKSTSKSKPASKSAGRKQSSPKKSGPADQTTGRKPISF from the coding sequence ATGTCTGATCATGAAAATGAATACGAAGTAGAAGCGTTAGGGGTTGAAGTCTCCAGTCAACCGATTGAACTCTACAAAGTCTTGAAAATTGCCAATGCCGTGAGCGGTGGGGGAGAAGCCAAGTTTGCCATTGCAGAAGGCTATGTGGCGGTCAACGGCGAACTCGAACTACGCAAGCGACGTAAAGTCTATGACGGGGATGTGATTGAGTTTAATGAAGAGTTCTACCTGGTGATTTGTGATCAGCCGGTGGCTGAGGCGCCATTGACTCCTAAAGTCGAGAAAGTGACAAAATCGCAACAGCAGCCGAAACCATCAAAGCCGTCTAAACCCAAATCGACGTCGAAATCTAAACCGGCGTCGAAATCGGCCGGACGTAAACAATCGTCGCCGAAAAAATCCGGCCCCGCGGATCAGACCACTGGACGCAAGCCCATCAGCTTCTAG
- a CDS encoding dihydrodipicolinate synthase, whose translation MKKRIFDLTRQDIATMGRKEIVNCIKISEGRTMMVENVVSMEPPLDLVSGAEIAAAFGADMITLNVLDLMDPRAAVNGAEAHGVADHFTVADLKQLSGRILGCNLEPVPQGFTDITPGRALSAETVERAVELGLNYIMLTGNPGMAVSQETILDAIALTRSISQDIVIIAGKMHGGGVGNDYNTDFIPQFAEAGADIMMFPAPFTTPGMNPALATSLMTAVHEAGMLGMLAIGTSQEGASESFIEKVASESKGAGADIVHIGDGGYGGLAVLENIMRMGITIRGRRHQFKRMANRR comes from the coding sequence ATGAAAAAACGTATTTTTGATCTTACCCGCCAGGACATTGCGACCATGGGCCGGAAAGAAATCGTCAATTGCATCAAGATTTCTGAAGGTCGGACCATGATGGTCGAGAATGTGGTGTCGATGGAGCCCCCTCTGGATCTGGTCTCCGGGGCTGAAATCGCCGCTGCGTTCGGGGCAGATATGATCACGTTGAACGTGCTGGACCTGATGGATCCACGAGCGGCCGTAAACGGTGCCGAAGCACATGGCGTGGCTGACCACTTTACGGTTGCCGATCTGAAACAACTGTCCGGCCGTATTCTGGGGTGTAATCTGGAGCCGGTCCCTCAGGGCTTCACCGACATCACACCGGGACGTGCGCTAAGTGCCGAGACCGTTGAGCGTGCCGTGGAGCTCGGCCTGAACTACATTATGCTCACCGGGAACCCGGGGATGGCTGTATCCCAGGAAACCATCCTGGATGCGATTGCCCTGACCCGCTCAATCTCGCAAGACATCGTGATCATTGCCGGTAAGATGCACGGTGGCGGTGTCGGCAACGACTACAACACTGACTTTATTCCGCAGTTCGCCGAAGCCGGTGCCGATATCATGATGTTCCCGGCGCCGTTCACCACCCCGGGGATGAATCCGGCCCTGGCGACCTCACTGATGACTGCCGTCCACGAAGCGGGCATGCTGGGCATGCTGGCGATCGGAACTTCCCAGGAAGGGGCGAGTGAGAGCTTCATCGAGAAAGTAGCTTCCGAATCCAAAGGTGCAGGTGCCGATATCGTCCATATTGGTGACGGCGGCTACGGCGGTCTGGCGGTGCTGGAAAATATCATGCGGATGGGCATTACCATCCGAGGCCGTCGCCATCAGTTCAAACGTATGGCGAACCGCCGCTAA